A stretch of the Oenococcus sp. UCMA 16435 genome encodes the following:
- a CDS encoding rhomboid family intramembrane serine protease: MRKSFLRFIPPVTLSIFLITVFIYFFQVFFDAYIFHSFGLFSLISRFINGPSIQSLILLGGRVSSLILKGQWYRLFTPIFLHSSFMHIFSNMLTLIIFGPFVEKLFGKTKYLIIYLMSGIWGNLLTLIFDPNPNVVSVGASGAIFGLFGAMISIAWFNRNNPIFKRQLVVFAALALFNLISNIGDQSVDIWAHFGGLIAGILTSLICNFPSAQYGKVKTIIRIISFCIFLLPFGFLFFQIQ, translated from the coding sequence ATGAGAAAATCTTTTTTGAGATTTATTCCACCGGTTACTTTATCAATTTTTTTGATTACAGTTTTTATTTATTTTTTTCAGGTATTTTTCGATGCCTACATTTTTCATTCTTTTGGACTGTTTTCTTTGATCAGCCGTTTTATCAACGGCCCCTCGATTCAATCACTGATTCTTTTGGGCGGCCGAGTCAGCAGCTTAATTCTTAAAGGTCAATGGTATCGTCTTTTTACGCCCATTTTCCTACACAGTTCTTTTATGCATATTTTTTCAAATATGTTAACTTTAATCATTTTCGGTCCTTTTGTTGAAAAACTTTTTGGCAAGACGAAATATTTAATTATTTATCTAATGTCAGGTATTTGGGGTAATTTATTAACTTTAATCTTCGATCCAAATCCGAATGTAGTGTCAGTAGGAGCCTCAGGAGCGATTTTTGGACTTTTTGGAGCAATGATATCAATTGCCTGGTTTAATCGAAACAACCCGATTTTTAAGCGCCAATTAGTTGTTTTCGCTGCCCTGGCACTCTTTAATTTAATAAGCAACATTGGTGATCAAAGTGTTGATATTTGGGCCCATTTTGGTGGTTTGATTGCTGGTATTCTGACATCGCTAATTTGCAATTTTCCGAGTGCTCAATACGGAAAGGTTAAAACGATAATTCGAATTATTTCATTTTGTATTTTTTTGCTGCCATTTGGATTTTTATTTTTCCAAATTCAATAA
- a CDS encoding ROK family glucokinase: MTKDKLIGVDLGGTTIKFAILTTEGEIQEKWAVPTNILDEGSHIVPDIVNSINKRLGLLKLGRERIIGIGMGTPGTVDRRNGTVEAAYNLNWKNIQHVREAVQKGTGLDFTIDNDANSAAIGEQWKGAGENNPNVAFITLGTGVGGGIIANGHMVRGVFGAGGEFGHVVVEPNGYLCTCGNRGCLEQYCSAPGVVHLAHDFADEYEGNSQLKQMLDNGEEVTSKTIFDLAKKGDFLATEIVDKMAYYLGYATAALSNILNPAYVVIGGGVSAAGVFLLNKVQKHWTKYAFSPVRSSTKLKLAVLGNDAGVIGAASLAREFIKK, encoded by the coding sequence ATGACTAAAGATAAATTAATTGGTGTCGATCTTGGCGGAACGACAATTAAATTTGCAATTCTAACAACCGAAGGTGAGATCCAAGAGAAATGGGCTGTACCAACTAATATTCTCGATGAGGGTTCTCACATTGTTCCTGATATTGTTAATTCGATTAATAAAAGGCTTGGTCTTTTGAAACTTGGTCGGGAACGAATTATTGGTATTGGAATGGGAACTCCGGGAACCGTTGATCGTCGAAATGGAACCGTTGAAGCTGCTTACAATTTAAATTGGAAAAACATTCAGCATGTTCGTGAAGCGGTCCAAAAAGGGACTGGCCTAGATTTTACGATTGATAATGATGCAAATTCGGCAGCAATCGGTGAACAATGGAAAGGCGCTGGCGAAAATAATCCAAATGTTGCTTTTATTACTCTTGGAACTGGTGTTGGTGGCGGAATTATTGCCAACGGCCATATGGTTCGTGGGGTTTTCGGTGCTGGAGGAGAATTTGGGCACGTTGTCGTTGAACCGAATGGCTATCTTTGTACTTGTGGCAATCGTGGATGTTTGGAGCAATACTGTTCTGCACCCGGCGTTGTTCATTTGGCTCATGATTTTGCCGATGAATATGAGGGAAATTCTCAGCTTAAGCAGATGCTTGATAATGGAGAAGAGGTAACTTCAAAAACTATTTTTGATTTAGCTAAAAAAGGAGACTTTTTAGCAACCGAAATTGTTGATAAAATGGCTTATTATCTTGGCTATGCTACGGCTGCACTATCAAATATTTTGAATCCGGCTTATGTGGTTATAGGCGGTGGTGTTTCTGCTGCTGGTGTTTTTTTGCTTAACAAAGTTCAAAAACACTGGACTAAGTATGCGTTTTCACCGGTTCGTTCTTCTACTAAATTAAAGTTGGCTGTTTTGGGAAATGATGCCGGTGTTATTGGTGCGGCTAGTTTAGCACGCGAATTTATAAAAAAATAG